A genomic window from Minwuia thermotolerans includes:
- a CDS encoding SDR family NAD(P)-dependent oxidoreductase has protein sequence MMFDLRGKTAIVTGSTKGIGKAIAEAFAKQGANVVVSSRKADAVEAVTQDINDNHAAHGGRAVGIPCNISYKEQLEMLVEETRKAFDKVDVLVCNAAVNPFYGSSLEIPDTAFDKIMDVNIKSNHWLANLVLPEMIERKDGTIIIVSSIGGLRGSRVLGAYAISKAADMQMVRNIAMEYGKSNIRANAIAPGLIQTDFARALWEDPEFRARSEAQAPLNRIGQPEEIAGLAVYMASKEGSFLTGQTIAVDGGVTISGG, from the coding sequence ATGATGTTCGACCTGCGCGGCAAAACCGCGATCGTCACCGGTTCGACCAAGGGTATCGGCAAGGCCATCGCGGAGGCCTTTGCGAAGCAGGGGGCCAATGTGGTCGTCTCCAGCCGCAAGGCGGATGCCGTCGAGGCGGTGACGCAGGATATCAACGACAACCACGCCGCCCATGGCGGCCGCGCCGTCGGCATTCCGTGCAACATCTCCTACAAGGAACAGCTCGAGATGCTGGTCGAGGAGACCCGCAAGGCCTTCGACAAGGTCGACGTGCTGGTCTGCAACGCCGCGGTCAACCCGTTCTACGGTTCCTCGCTGGAAATTCCGGACACGGCCTTCGACAAGATCATGGACGTCAACATCAAGTCCAATCACTGGCTGGCCAACCTGGTGCTGCCGGAGATGATCGAGCGCAAGGACGGGACCATCATCATCGTCTCGTCGATCGGCGGCCTGCGCGGCTCCCGCGTGCTCGGCGCCTATGCCATCTCAAAGGCGGCGGACATGCAGATGGTGCGCAACATCGCCATGGAATACGGCAAGTCGAACATCCGCGCCAACGCCATCGCGCCGGGCCTGATCCAGACCGACTTCGCCCGCGCGCTCTGGGAGGATCCGGAGTTCCGCGCCCGCTCCGAGGCCCAGGCTCCGCTGAACCGCATCGGCCAGCCCGAGGAGATCGCCGGTCTCGCCGTCTACATGGCCTCGAAGGAAGGCAGCTTCCTCACGGGTCAGACCATCGCCGTCGACGGCGGTGTGACCATCTCGGGCGGCTGA
- a CDS encoding alpha/beta hydrolase produces MTYWQDWSDEEMERNFNPRVAAPDAADLLAGFVEKAAQARRNLDMRRNIAYGGHPREVYDVFPGIVGGPMHVFIHGGYWRALSKDEHSFVAQPLNGAGATVVLINYPLCPEVTLESLADSVMRGIAHAAKRAADYGADPARVHLSGHSAGAHLSAIAAARDWTGDGLEADLIKSATLLSGVFDPAVAMRTTINADIGLDDAQARRMNVLQAGFRPLPHVDVLLAAGGAEPDGWIRQSTDYRDMFDIEREVMLPEGANHFTLLDHVTDPKDPLGRAMLALMDL; encoded by the coding sequence ATGACCTACTGGCAGGACTGGTCCGACGAGGAGATGGAGCGGAACTTCAATCCGCGCGTGGCCGCGCCCGATGCGGCGGACCTGCTCGCCGGCTTCGTCGAGAAGGCCGCCCAGGCGCGCCGCAACCTCGATATGCGCCGGAACATCGCCTATGGCGGCCACCCGCGCGAGGTCTACGACGTCTTTCCCGGCATCGTCGGCGGTCCCATGCACGTGTTCATTCACGGCGGCTACTGGCGGGCGCTGTCGAAGGACGAGCACAGCTTCGTCGCGCAGCCCTTAAACGGCGCCGGCGCGACTGTCGTGCTGATCAACTATCCGCTCTGCCCGGAAGTCACGCTGGAGAGCCTGGCGGATTCGGTGATGCGCGGGATCGCCCACGCCGCGAAGCGCGCCGCCGATTACGGCGCCGATCCGGCGCGGGTGCACCTGAGCGGCCATTCGGCGGGGGCACATCTCTCGGCCATCGCCGCCGCCCGCGACTGGACCGGCGACGGCCTGGAAGCCGATCTGATCAAGTCGGCGACGCTGCTATCCGGCGTCTTCGACCCGGCGGTCGCCATGCGCACCACCATCAACGCCGATATCGGGCTGGACGACGCCCAGGCGCGCCGCATGAACGTGCTGCAGGCTGGCTTCCGTCCCCTGCCCCATGTGGACGTTCTTCTTGCCGCCGGCGGTGCCGAGCCCGATGGCTGGATCCGCCAGTCCACCGACTATCGCGACATGTTCGACATCGAGCGCGAGGTGATGCTGCCCGAGGGCGCCAACCACTTCACGCTGCTCGATCACGTCACCGACCCGAAGGATCCCCTCGGCCGCGCGATGCTGGCTCTCATGGACCTCTGA
- the accC gene encoding acetyl-CoA carboxylase biotin carboxylase subunit yields the protein MFEKILIANRGEIALRIHRACHEMGIKTVAIHSTADAEAMHVRLADESVCIGPPSPKLSYLNIPAIISAAEITDADAIHPGYGFLSENARFAEIVEAHNIAFIGPTPEHIRLMGDKIAAKTSMKELGVPVVPGYDGALEDIDKARAIAAEIGYPVLVKAAAGGGGRGMQVIPDAERLPELLSQARAEAMHAFGDDRMYMEKYLGQPRHIEVQVFGDGQGHAVHLGERDCSLQRRHQKVLEEAPSPALNAAQRADIGAKAARAVSDLNYRGAGTIEFLYEDGEFFFIEMNTRLQVEHPVTEAITGIDLVREQIRVASGAPLSFAQADVEFTGHAVECRINAENHRTFSPTPGRVTDYHPPGGLGVRVDSGLYDGYSVPPYYDSLIAKLVVHGRTRNECLMRLRRCLEEYVIGGISTTIPLHMALVDDQAFIDGAYDIHWLEQNLDRLVGG from the coding sequence ATGTTCGAAAAGATTCTGATCGCGAATCGGGGCGAGATCGCGCTTCGCATCCACCGCGCCTGTCACGAGATGGGCATCAAGACGGTGGCGATCCACTCCACCGCGGACGCCGAGGCCATGCATGTGCGCCTGGCCGACGAATCCGTCTGCATCGGCCCGCCCAGCCCGAAGCTGAGCTATCTGAACATTCCCGCGATCATTTCGGCCGCCGAGATCACCGATGCCGACGCCATCCATCCGGGCTATGGCTTCCTGTCGGAGAACGCCCGCTTCGCGGAGATCGTCGAGGCGCACAACATCGCCTTCATCGGCCCGACGCCCGAGCATATCCGCCTGATGGGCGACAAGATCGCGGCCAAGACCTCGATGAAGGAACTCGGCGTGCCCGTGGTGCCGGGCTATGACGGCGCGCTGGAGGACATCGACAAGGCGCGCGCCATCGCCGCCGAGATCGGCTATCCGGTTCTGGTCAAGGCCGCAGCCGGCGGCGGCGGGCGCGGCATGCAGGTGATCCCGGACGCGGAGCGCCTGCCGGAACTGCTTTCCCAGGCGAGAGCGGAAGCCATGCACGCCTTCGGCGACGACCGGATGTACATGGAGAAGTATCTCGGTCAGCCCCGGCATATCGAAGTGCAGGTCTTCGGCGACGGTCAGGGCCACGCGGTCCATCTGGGCGAGCGGGACTGCTCGCTCCAGCGCCGTCACCAGAAGGTTCTCGAGGAAGCGCCGTCGCCGGCGCTGAACGCTGCGCAGCGGGCCGATATCGGCGCCAAGGCGGCCAGGGCCGTCAGCGATCTCAACTACCGCGGCGCCGGCACCATCGAATTCCTCTACGAGGATGGCGAGTTCTTCTTCATCGAGATGAACACGCGCCTGCAGGTGGAGCATCCGGTGACCGAGGCGATCACCGGCATCGATCTGGTCCGCGAGCAGATTCGCGTCGCCTCCGGCGCGCCGCTCAGCTTCGCCCAGGCCGATGTCGAGTTCACCGGCCATGCGGTCGAATGCCGGATCAACGCGGAGAATCACCGCACCTTTTCGCCGACGCCCGGCCGGGTGACGGACTACCATCCGCCGGGCGGTCTGGGCGTGCGCGTCGATTCCGGCCTCTATGACGGCTATTCGGTGCCGCCCTATTACGACAGCCTGATCGCCAAGCTGGTGGTCCACGGCCGCACGCGGAACGAATGCCTCATGCGGCTGCGCCGCTGCCTGGAGGAATACGTCATCGGCGGCATCTCGACGACGATTCCGCTGCATATGGCCCTGGTGGACGACCAGGCGTTCATCGACGGCGCCTATGACATCCACTGGCTGGAACAGAACCTCGACAGACTGGTCGGTGGCTGA
- the thiS gene encoding sulfur carrier protein ThiS — protein sequence MRITVNGKERDFDEGITILDLLSQMRLDSRKIAVELNLEIVPRSAYHRTALEYGDQIEIVHFIGGGADTASRRDEDSFTVAGRTFTSRLLVGTGKYKDYEQNARALEASGAEIITVAVRRVNLTDPDKPMLVDFIDPKKYTFLPNTAGCFTAEDAVRTLRLAREAGGWDLVKLEVLGDQKTLYPDMPETVRAAEMLLKEGFQVMVYCSDDPIQAKRLEEMGCCAIMPLGAPIGSGLGIQNPVNIRLIIEQANVPVLVDAGVGTASDAAIAMELGCDGVLMNTAIAEARDPILMARAMKAAVEAGRMAYLAGRMPKKKYADPSSPLGGLI from the coding sequence ATGCGGATTACCGTCAATGGCAAGGAGCGCGATTTCGACGAGGGAATCACGATCCTCGACCTCCTGAGCCAGATGCGCCTCGATTCGCGCAAGATCGCGGTCGAACTCAACCTGGAGATCGTGCCCCGCTCCGCCTACCACCGCACGGCGCTGGAGTACGGCGACCAGATCGAGATCGTCCATTTCATCGGCGGCGGCGCCGATACCGCCAGCCGGCGCGACGAAGACAGCTTCACCGTCGCCGGCCGCACCTTCACCTCGCGTCTGCTGGTCGGCACGGGCAAGTACAAGGACTACGAGCAGAACGCCCGCGCCCTCGAAGCCTCGGGCGCGGAGATCATCACCGTCGCGGTCCGCCGGGTGAACCTCACCGATCCGGACAAGCCCATGCTGGTGGATTTCATCGACCCGAAGAAATACACTTTCCTGCCCAACACCGCCGGCTGCTTCACCGCGGAGGACGCCGTGCGCACGCTCCGCCTGGCGCGCGAGGCCGGCGGCTGGGACCTGGTCAAGCTGGAGGTTCTGGGGGACCAGAAGACGCTCTACCCCGACATGCCTGAAACCGTCCGCGCGGCCGAGATGCTGCTCAAGGAAGGCTTCCAGGTCATGGTCTACTGCTCCGACGACCCGATCCAGGCGAAGCGGCTGGAGGAAATGGGCTGCTGTGCGATCATGCCCCTGGGCGCGCCGATCGGCTCCGGCCTGGGTATCCAGAACCCGGTCAACATCCGACTGATCATCGAACAGGCCAATGTGCCGGTGCTGGTCGACGCCGGCGTCGGTACGGCCTCCGACGCGGCCATCGCCATGGAGCTGGGCTGCGACGGCGTGTTGATGAACACCGCCATCGCCGAGGCCAGGGATCCGATCCTGATGGCCCGGGCCATGAAGGCCGCTGTCGAGGCCGGCCGCATGGCCTATCTCGCCGGTCGCATGCCGAAGAAGAAATATGCCGATCCGTCCTCGCCGCTGGGCGGGCTGATCTAG
- the accB gene encoding acetyl-CoA carboxylase biotin carboxyl carrier protein: protein MTKLNVDMEALAKLAALLNESGLTEIEWEEGDVKVRLGKSPAPVMATAPQAAAPAPAMAAQHGAEGGGAAETAGTKVLSPMVGTAYTAPEPGARPFVSVGDTIEKGQTVMIVEAMKTMNPVPAPKSGKVVAVLVENEQPVEFEQPLVVIE, encoded by the coding sequence ATGACCAAACTGAACGTCGATATGGAAGCGCTGGCCAAACTGGCGGCGCTGTTGAACGAGAGCGGTCTGACGGAGATCGAATGGGAAGAGGGCGACGTCAAGGTCCGCCTCGGCAAGTCGCCGGCGCCGGTCATGGCGACCGCGCCCCAGGCCGCGGCGCCTGCGCCCGCGATGGCGGCGCAGCACGGCGCGGAGGGCGGCGGCGCGGCCGAGACCGCCGGGACCAAGGTGCTCTCCCCGATGGTCGGCACCGCCTACACGGCGCCCGAACCGGGGGCCAGGCCCTTCGTTTCGGTCGGCGACACGATCGAGAAGGGTCAGACCGTGATGATCGTCGAGGCGATGAAGACCATGAACCCGGTGCCCGCGCCGAAGTCGGGCAAGGTGGTTGCGGTTCTGGTGGAAAATGAACAGCCGGTCGAGTTCGAGCAGCCGCTGGTCGTGATCGAATAG
- the aat gene encoding leucyl/phenylalanyl-tRNA--protein transferase, whose translation MADRLTPNLLVQAYSRGLFPMAETRDDSQLFWVDPDERGVLPLEGFHVPKRLRKTVRQDRFKVTADVAFDEVIRHCGELNFTRGRFDSWINSEIVRAYGELFRLGLAHSVECWSEGRLVGGLYGVALRAAFFGESMFSIETDASKVALVHLVARLRAGGYRLLDSQFVNDHLKQFGVEAVPRHAFMVRLNEALAAEGDFEAAGPRIEGERALDLVLRGP comes from the coding sequence GTGGCTGACCGGCTGACACCGAACCTGCTGGTTCAGGCCTATTCGCGCGGCCTGTTTCCCATGGCCGAGACCCGGGACGATTCCCAGCTCTTCTGGGTCGATCCGGACGAGCGCGGGGTATTGCCGCTCGAAGGTTTCCATGTGCCGAAACGGCTGCGGAAGACGGTGCGGCAGGACCGCTTCAAGGTCACGGCGGACGTCGCCTTCGACGAGGTCATCCGCCACTGCGGCGAGCTCAACTTTACCCGCGGGCGTTTCGACAGCTGGATCAATTCGGAAATCGTGCGCGCCTATGGCGAACTGTTCCGCCTGGGTTTGGCGCATTCCGTAGAGTGCTGGAGCGAGGGCCGGCTGGTGGGCGGGCTCTACGGCGTGGCGCTCCGCGCCGCGTTCTTCGGCGAGAGCATGTTCTCGATCGAGACCGACGCCTCCAAGGTCGCCCTGGTGCATCTGGTCGCGCGTCTACGCGCCGGCGGCTACCGGCTGCTCGACAGCCAGTTCGTCAACGACCACCTGAAGCAGTTCGGCGTCGAAGCGGTGCCGCGGCACGCTTTCATGGTGCGGCTGAACGAAGCCCTGGCCGCCGAAGGCGATTTCGAGGCCGCCGGGCCGCGCATCGAAGGCGAGCGGGCGCTGGACCTTGTGCTCAGAGGTCCATGA
- a CDS encoding 2-dehydropantoate 2-reductase gives MKICIYGAGAIGGYVGAMLARQGVDVSLIARGPHLAAMKAKGLKLISAEDTFVVRPTVTDDPSELGPQDYVLLTMKAHGVRAVADAMQPLLGPETAVVTAQNGMPWWYFFGHEGPFENRRLESADPGGEIWEKIGPERAIGSVVWQAAEVPEPGVVKLGYGDRLALGEPDGSRSERIQALSKTLIAAGVKAPVRPNLRNEIWAKLWGNLSFNPVSALTAATLEAMAGDAGVREVIAGMMTEAQAIGEKLGVRFPMTVDKRIEAASAVGAHKTSMLQDLEGGRTMEIEPILGAVAELGRMLELPTPTIDIVYSLVVLRAKSAGCYAA, from the coding sequence ATGAAGATATGCATCTACGGCGCCGGCGCGATCGGCGGCTATGTCGGCGCGATGCTGGCGCGTCAGGGCGTCGACGTCAGCCTGATCGCCCGCGGGCCGCATCTGGCCGCCATGAAGGCCAAGGGCCTGAAGCTGATCAGCGCCGAAGACACTTTCGTCGTACGGCCGACGGTGACCGACGATCCGTCGGAGCTCGGCCCGCAGGATTATGTCCTGCTGACGATGAAGGCCCATGGCGTGCGCGCCGTCGCCGACGCCATGCAGCCGCTGCTGGGGCCGGAGACGGCCGTGGTCACGGCGCAGAACGGCATGCCCTGGTGGTATTTCTTTGGCCACGAAGGACCGTTCGAGAACCGGCGGCTGGAAAGCGCCGATCCGGGCGGCGAGATCTGGGAGAAGATCGGCCCCGAGCGCGCCATCGGTTCCGTCGTCTGGCAGGCCGCGGAAGTGCCGGAGCCAGGCGTTGTTAAACTCGGCTATGGCGACCGTCTGGCGCTGGGGGAGCCCGACGGCAGCCGGTCGGAGCGTATCCAGGCGCTGTCGAAGACACTGATCGCCGCCGGCGTGAAGGCGCCGGTGCGCCCCAATCTCCGCAACGAGATCTGGGCCAAGCTCTGGGGCAATCTCAGCTTCAACCCGGTTTCCGCACTGACGGCGGCAACCCTGGAAGCCATGGCCGGCGACGCCGGCGTGCGCGAGGTCATCGCCGGGATGATGACCGAGGCGCAGGCCATCGGCGAGAAGCTCGGCGTGCGTTTCCCCATGACCGTGGACAAGCGGATCGAGGCCGCCTCGGCCGTCGGCGCGCACAAGACCTCGATGCTGCAGGATCTGGAAGGCGGGCGGACCATGGAGATCGAGCCGATCCTGGGCGCCGTGGCCGAACTGGGCCGCATGCTGGAACTGCCGACGCCGACCATCGACATCGTCTACAGTCTGGTTGTGCTGCGGGCGAAGAGCGCCGGCTGTTATGCCGCCTGA
- a CDS encoding SEL1-like repeat protein, with protein sequence MKAGAPWSVKGVELDARETAKAKARAAGMTLGQWLNRAIVEADKPAPPAPAPQGGGSLETARVMRAIAELARRVDQLRDAGGSAIPEAARLEAALDDIGERVDRMARALPAPEQQIDQPRLERGLLTIVRRLDELDRKTSEQTDLTPLREGLSRLEQRIGGAPEDRAGLEDVRRAVTELAERLDAPPGAGGETAELKAIVERQAEDIRKLMNGMVNIAAKIDEVEAAVKDTGHGLPAPRDADARPDQFAEELAALRRELAERDSQTGPAGRDAAFAAMLAPVTDAIRDLEGRLGARERAQAESDALPPPADAAEPATEDAEAEPPAPEAEDEPADAPLPEASPELAALHDLTARQDERIAPRHESDEYRDPLFHDLPPFDDPDAAPEEEQGEEIAADAEPEPEAAAAIDPIETVPPRSDGGPAMATEIPEDATPDRPRRLVPVESLLGDTLAGHTPPPDDRDEGGLGGVGAFGDDGGFQSPGREEPEATRRDGGMRLDRPIDIDRREPPAPAPYPPRRRGRGYLVAAVIFLALLLGGYWFVGTPAFQQVAERAKALWEDGLTAVGRFELPAGGEEPGAEAPMAESEATAPAATERAPETASPEPASAAASAASSAATDEPPLQMETSETDLAAVKPEEPAAPASAPQESEVDPVLAAARDGDAEAQYEMAIRYRDGVGVDVSYGEAADWFDRAAQQGHVDAQANLGVMYRQGVGVPRDIDLAKLWLHAAARSGHADAQKYLGEVYAQDDLGTPDYFQAARWFREAAEQGLVDAQYNMGVLYEGGLGVPRDFEQAYYWFRLAARSGDETAEADVRRVIPLLTQEQRTEVDARVDAFTPASGENAATAPSDSGQTLTRRDQIRELQQLLVDRGYDPGEPDGLIGARTRDAIRQWQESQGLPETGQVTMQVLEGLRSGG encoded by the coding sequence ATGAAGGCTGGCGCGCCATGGAGCGTCAAGGGAGTCGAACTGGACGCCCGCGAAACCGCGAAGGCCAAGGCCAGGGCGGCAGGTATGACTCTCGGCCAATGGCTCAACCGGGCGATTGTCGAGGCTGACAAGCCTGCCCCGCCGGCGCCGGCGCCACAGGGTGGCGGTTCGCTGGAGACCGCGCGGGTGATGCGGGCGATCGCCGAACTGGCGCGCCGCGTCGATCAGTTGCGCGACGCCGGCGGCTCGGCCATACCCGAAGCCGCCCGGCTGGAGGCCGCGCTGGACGATATCGGCGAACGCGTCGACCGTATGGCCCGGGCGCTACCGGCGCCGGAACAGCAGATCGACCAGCCCAGGCTGGAACGCGGCCTGCTGACCATCGTGCGCCGTCTCGACGAGCTCGACCGCAAGACCTCGGAGCAGACCGACCTGACGCCATTGCGGGAGGGCCTGAGCCGGCTGGAACAACGGATCGGCGGGGCACCGGAAGACCGCGCCGGACTGGAAGATGTCCGCCGCGCCGTCACAGAACTCGCCGAGCGGCTGGACGCCCCGCCCGGCGCCGGCGGCGAGACCGCCGAACTCAAGGCGATCGTCGAGCGGCAGGCGGAAGACATCCGCAAGCTGATGAACGGCATGGTCAACATCGCCGCCAAGATCGACGAGGTCGAGGCCGCGGTGAAAGACACCGGCCACGGCCTGCCGGCCCCCCGCGACGCGGACGCGCGCCCGGACCAGTTCGCCGAAGAGCTCGCCGCGCTCCGCCGGGAACTCGCCGAACGCGACAGTCAGACCGGCCCGGCAGGCCGAGACGCCGCATTTGCGGCGATGCTCGCTCCAGTGACCGACGCCATCCGCGATCTCGAAGGCCGGCTCGGCGCGCGCGAGCGGGCGCAGGCCGAATCCGATGCGCTGCCGCCCCCGGCCGACGCCGCGGAACCGGCAACCGAGGATGCCGAGGCCGAGCCGCCAGCGCCCGAAGCGGAGGACGAACCTGCGGACGCGCCGCTGCCGGAAGCAAGTCCGGAACTGGCCGCGCTGCACGACCTGACCGCCCGTCAGGATGAACGGATCGCGCCCAGGCACGAGTCCGATGAATACCGCGATCCCCTCTTCCATGACCTGCCCCCCTTCGACGACCCGGACGCGGCGCCCGAGGAGGAGCAGGGGGAAGAGATCGCAGCCGATGCCGAGCCGGAACCCGAAGCGGCAGCCGCAATCGATCCGATCGAAACCGTTCCGCCGCGTTCCGATGGCGGCCCCGCCATGGCGACGGAAATCCCCGAAGACGCGACTCCCGACCGGCCACGGCGGCTCGTGCCGGTGGAATCGCTGCTCGGCGATACGCTGGCCGGTCACACGCCACCGCCGGATGATCGCGACGAAGGCGGTCTTGGCGGCGTCGGCGCATTCGGCGACGACGGCGGCTTCCAGAGCCCGGGCCGTGAAGAACCGGAAGCCACTCGCCGCGACGGCGGGATGCGGCTCGATCGGCCCATCGACATCGACCGGCGGGAACCGCCGGCCCCTGCGCCCTACCCGCCGCGCCGGCGCGGCCGGGGTTATCTCGTTGCGGCGGTGATCTTCCTCGCGCTGCTGCTGGGCGGCTACTGGTTCGTCGGAACGCCGGCCTTCCAGCAGGTCGCGGAGCGGGCCAAGGCGCTCTGGGAAGACGGCCTGACCGCCGTCGGCCGGTTCGAACTGCCTGCCGGCGGCGAGGAACCGGGCGCCGAGGCGCCAATGGCGGAGAGTGAAGCGACGGCGCCCGCAGCGACCGAGCGTGCGCCTGAGACCGCTTCTCCGGAACCGGCATCCGCGGCCGCGTCAGCGGCATCATCCGCCGCGACCGACGAACCGCCGCTGCAGATGGAGACCAGCGAGACCGACCTCGCCGCCGTGAAGCCGGAAGAGCCGGCGGCGCCCGCTTCCGCGCCGCAGGAATCCGAGGTTGATCCCGTTCTTGCCGCCGCTCGCGACGGCGATGCCGAGGCTCAGTACGAAATGGCCATCCGCTACCGCGACGGCGTGGGCGTCGACGTCAGCTATGGCGAGGCGGCGGACTGGTTCGACCGCGCCGCCCAGCAGGGCCATGTCGACGCGCAGGCCAATCTGGGCGTGATGTACCGTCAGGGCGTGGGCGTGCCGCGCGATATCGATCTCGCCAAACTCTGGCTGCACGCCGCCGCGCGGTCGGGACATGCGGATGCGCAGAAGTATCTGGGCGAGGTCTATGCGCAGGACGACCTGGGCACGCCAGACTACTTCCAGGCCGCGCGCTGGTTCCGCGAGGCGGCCGAACAGGGCCTGGTCGATGCGCAGTACAACATGGGCGTGCTCTACGAAGGGGGGCTTGGGGTCCCGCGCGACTTCGAGCAGGCCTATTACTGGTTCCGCCTGGCTGCCAGGTCGGGCGACGAGACGGCTGAAGCCGACGTGCGCCGCGTCATTCCCCTGCTGACCCAGGAACAGCGCACGGAAGTCGATGCCCGTGTCGACGCCTTTACGCCGGCCAGCGGCGAGAATGCCGCAACGGCGCCGTCGGACAGCGGCCAGACCCTGACTCGGCGCGACCAGATTCGCGAACTGCAGCAATTGCTCGTCGACCGTGGCTACGACCCCGGCGAGCCCGACGGCCTGATCGGCGCCCGCACCCGCGACGCAATCCGGCAATGGCAGGAGAGCCAGGGCCTGCCCGAGACCGGACAGGTCACGATGCAGGTGCTCGAAGGCCTGCGGTCGGGCGGATGA
- the aroQ gene encoding type II 3-dehydroquinate dehydratase, producing the protein MSETLLILNGPNLNLLGTRQPEVYGRETLADIEGSCRQIAQGFGVRIDFRQSNHEGELVDWIHEAKGGADGIIINPAGYSHTSVAILDALLAVEIPTIEVHLSNIHQREDFRHHSWVSKAAKGVICGFGSLGYILAIQALTAELKAAKQQQMAGS; encoded by the coding sequence ATGTCCGAAACCTTGCTGATACTCAACGGACCGAACCTGAACCTGCTGGGCACACGCCAGCCGGAGGTCTACGGCCGCGAGACACTGGCCGATATCGAAGGTTCCTGCAGGCAGATCGCCCAGGGCTTCGGCGTGCGCATCGATTTCCGGCAATCGAACCATGAAGGCGAACTTGTGGACTGGATCCACGAAGCCAAGGGGGGGGCGGACGGAATCATCATCAACCCGGCCGGCTACTCCCACACGTCGGTCGCGATTCTGGACGCGTTGCTGGCGGTTGAGATTCCGACCATCGAAGTCCATCTCTCCAACATTCATCAGCGGGAGGACTTCAGACACCATTCCTGGGTGTCGAAGGCCGCGAAGGGGGTGATCTGCGGCTTCGGTTCGCTAGGCTATATACTTGCGATTCAGGCGCTGACCGCTGAACTGAAGGCGGCCAAACAACAGCAGATGGCGGGTTCATGA